Proteins from a genomic interval of Polaribacter sejongensis:
- the def gene encoding peptide deformylase has translation MILPVVAYGDPVLRKMSVEIDADYPNLEKLISNMKETMYNASGVGLAAPQIGKAIRLFVIDASPFAEDEDLSEKDRAALKDFNKVFINAKILKEEGDEWAFNEGCLSIPDVREDVFRQPEITIEYQDEDFKTHTETLDGLAARVFQHEYDHIDGVLFTDKLSSLKKRLIKKKLENISKGKINADYRMRFPNAKKGK, from the coding sequence ATGATATTACCAGTTGTAGCTTACGGAGATCCTGTTTTACGAAAAATGTCCGTAGAAATTGATGCAGATTATCCTAATTTAGAAAAATTGATTTCTAATATGAAAGAAACCATGTACAATGCTTCTGGTGTTGGTTTGGCAGCTCCTCAGATTGGTAAAGCAATCCGTTTATTTGTTATTGACGCTTCTCCTTTTGCTGAAGATGAAGATTTATCTGAAAAGGATAGAGCAGCTTTAAAGGATTTTAATAAAGTATTTATAAATGCTAAAATACTAAAGGAAGAAGGTGACGAATGGGCTTTTAACGAAGGGTGTTTAAGCATTCCTGATGTTAGAGAAGACGTTTTTCGTCAGCCAGAAATTACTATTGAATATCAAGATGAAGATTTTAAAACTCATACAGAAACTTTAGACGGTTTAGCAGCAAGGGTTTTTCAACATGAATACGACCATATAGATGGAGTCTTGTTTACAGACAAACTTTCTTCCCTTAAAAAGAGGTTGATTAAAAAGAAATTAGAAAATATTTCTAAGGGAAAAATTAATGCAGATTACAGAATGCGTTTCCCAAATGCTAAAAAAGGTAAATAA
- a CDS encoding 2,3,4,5-tetrahydropyridine-2,6-dicarboxylate N-succinyltransferase gives MKEIREIIESAWENRELLKEENTINTIRKVVDLLDKGELRVAEPTTDGWQVNEWVKKAVVLYFPIQKMETLEAGIFEYHDKMPLKTDYAAQGVRVVPGASARKGSYLSPGTILMPSYVNIGAYVDEGTMVDTWATVGSCAQIGKNVHLSGGVGIGGVLEPLQAAPVIIEDGVFVGSRCIVVEGVRVEKEAVLGANVVLTMSTKIIDVTGDVPVETKGVVPARSVVIPGSYTKKFPAGEFNVPCALIIGKRKESTNKKTSLNDALREYDVAV, from the coding sequence ATGAAAGAAATTAGAGAAATCATAGAGTCAGCTTGGGAAAACCGCGAGTTGTTAAAAGAAGAAAATACAATTAACACAATTAGAAAAGTTGTTGATTTATTAGATAAAGGAGAATTAAGAGTTGCTGAACCAACAACTGATGGTTGGCAAGTAAATGAATGGGTTAAGAAAGCAGTAGTTTTATATTTCCCTATTCAGAAAATGGAAACTTTAGAAGCTGGTATTTTCGAGTACCACGATAAAATGCCTTTAAAAACAGATTACGCAGCGCAGGGAGTTCGTGTAGTTCCTGGAGCGTCTGCTCGTAAAGGATCTTATCTTTCACCAGGTACTATTTTAATGCCAAGTTATGTAAATATTGGTGCGTATGTAGATGAAGGTACCATGGTAGATACTTGGGCTACGGTGGGGTCTTGTGCACAAATTGGTAAAAACGTTCACCTTTCTGGTGGAGTAGGTATTGGTGGTGTTTTAGAGCCATTACAAGCTGCACCCGTAATTATAGAAGACGGAGTTTTTGTTGGTTCTAGATGTATTGTTGTAGAAGGTGTAAGAGTAGAAAAAGAAGCAGTTTTAGGTGCAAATGTTGTATTAACAATGAGTACTAAAATTATTGATGTTACTGGTGATGTACCTGTAGAAACTAAAGGAGTTGTTCCTGCTCGTTCTGTAGTGATTCCTGGTAGTTATACAAAGAAATTTCCAGCAGGAGAATTCAATGTGCCATGTGCTTTAATTATAGGAAAGAGAAAAGAAAGTACCAATAAAAAGACTTCTTTAAACGATGCGCTACGTGAATATGATGTAGCCGTTTAA
- a CDS encoding CCA tRNA nucleotidyltransferase — translation MQKQFFKEAISLEIFNVISKASRELQIESYVIGGYVRDFFLKRGNSKDIDVVAVGSGIELAQKVSKLLPNKPKVQVFKTYGTAMLRYNDVEIEFVGARKESYSEDSRNPDVTEGNLQDDQNRRDLTINALALSLNEDNFGALLDPFNGIEDLKSKVIKTPLNPDITYSDDPLRMMRAIRFTTQLNFNIDTESLDAISRNAYRLKIITRERIVDELNKILSSPKPSIGFLLLEQTGLLKQILPELMALKGVEEVEGQKHKDNFYHTLEVVDNISENTEDVWLRWAALLHDIGKAPTKKFSKKVGWTFHAHEFVGSKMVYKLFKRLKMPMNNKMKFVQKMVMLSSRPIVLATEVTDSAVRRLVFDAGDDINSLMTLCEADITTKNPKKFKRYHQNFELVRDKIKEVEERDQVRNFQPPVTGEEIMEAFNLKPCREIGQIKEAIKEAILEGEIPNEKQASYDFMIEKGLKLGLKQN, via the coding sequence ATGCAAAAACAATTCTTTAAAGAAGCAATTTCTTTAGAAATATTTAATGTTATATCCAAAGCATCCAGAGAGTTACAAATAGAGAGTTATGTAATTGGCGGTTATGTACGTGATTTTTTTTTAAAAAGAGGAAACTCTAAAGATATTGATGTTGTAGCGGTTGGTAGTGGTATTGAGTTGGCTCAAAAAGTTTCTAAACTATTGCCCAATAAACCCAAAGTACAGGTTTTTAAGACCTACGGAACTGCAATGTTACGTTATAATGATGTCGAAATTGAATTTGTTGGCGCTAGAAAAGAATCTTATTCTGAAGATAGTAGAAATCCTGATGTTACAGAAGGTAATCTACAAGACGATCAAAATAGAAGAGATTTAACGATTAATGCGTTGGCTTTAAGTTTAAATGAAGATAATTTTGGCGCTTTATTAGATCCTTTCAATGGAATAGAAGACTTGAAAAGCAAGGTGATTAAAACACCTTTAAATCCAGATATTACCTATTCTGATGATCCTCTAAGAATGATGCGTGCCATTCGTTTTACTACGCAGTTAAATTTTAATATTGATACTGAATCTTTAGATGCAATTTCTAGAAATGCATATCGATTAAAAATTATTACTCGTGAAAGAATTGTAGACGAATTGAATAAAATTTTGTCATCTCCAAAACCATCAATTGGTTTTTTATTGTTAGAACAAACAGGTTTGTTAAAGCAAATATTACCTGAGTTAATGGCTTTAAAAGGAGTAGAGGAAGTAGAGGGACAGAAGCATAAAGATAATTTTTATCACACCTTAGAAGTGGTTGATAATATTTCTGAAAATACAGAAGATGTTTGGTTAAGATGGGCAGCATTATTGCATGATATCGGAAAAGCACCAACTAAAAAGTTTAGTAAAAAAGTAGGTTGGACCTTCCATGCACATGAATTTGTTGGTTCTAAAATGGTATATAAGTTATTCAAGCGTTTAAAAATGCCTATGAATAACAAAATGAAATTTGTTCAGAAAATGGTCATGTTAAGTTCTAGGCCTATTGTTTTGGCAACGGAAGTTACAGATTCTGCAGTTAGACGCTTGGTTTTTGATGCTGGAGATGATATCAATTCTTTAATGACGCTGTGTGAGGCAGATATTACAACTAAAAATCCGAAGAAATTTAAACGTTATCATCAGAATTTTGAGTTGGTAAGAGATAAAATTAAAGAAGTAGAAGAGCGGGATCAAGTACGTAATTTTCAACCTCCAGTTACTGGTGAAGAAATTATGGAAGCTTTTAATTTAAAACCTTGTAGAGAAATAGGTCAAATTAAAGAAGCTATAAAAGAGGCTATTTTAGAAGGAGAAATACCAAATGAAAAGCAAGCTTCTTATGATTTTATGATTGAAAAAGGCTTAAAACTAGGATTGAAACAAAATTAG
- the ruvX gene encoding Holliday junction resolvase RuvX: protein MGKILAIDFGKKRTGIAVTDELQIIASGLTTVNTDDLIPFLKKYISENKVDLFLVGKPKQMNNTDSESEVLILPFLKKLENQIPQIPLLRIDERFTSKMAFQTMIDGGLNKKQRRNKALVDEISATIILQSYLYSK from the coding sequence TTGGGTAAAATTCTCGCCATCGATTTTGGTAAAAAAAGAACAGGTATTGCAGTTACAGATGAACTACAAATTATTGCCTCTGGTTTAACAACGGTGAACACCGATGATTTAATTCCTTTTCTGAAAAAATATATTTCTGAAAATAAAGTAGATCTTTTTCTGGTAGGAAAACCGAAACAGATGAATAATACAGATAGTGAAAGTGAAGTTTTAATACTTCCATTTCTAAAAAAACTAGAAAACCAAATACCTCAAATTCCGTTGTTAAGAATTGATGAACGTTTTACTTCTAAAATGGCTTTTCAAACAATGATTGATGGTGGCTTAAATAAAAAACAACGTAGAAACAAAGCTTTGGTTGATGAAATTAGTGCTACCATTATTTTACAGTCTTATTTATATAGTAAGTAA
- a CDS encoding LTA synthase family protein produces MTYLTLTLFYLFDLGYYEYLSIRLDASSLRFLGNLKISSQVLVESYPIYKGIIGLIILCFIIYKYANFVYNLFSKAHQEITKKVKAAIIILTVLVLSFGIYNSITHYPLRWSEAFFSKNTTVNQFALNPVLYFFDSFSFRSEGANIEKFKAYYPVIAKHLNLPKDTINFAKKVTFKKPYKKKPNVIYVMLESTGTATLSHYGNPLNSSPKMDSIIKESLSFSKFYVHKPGTAASVFASVTGLPDIEDVKTASRNPMIIDQRIIFDQYEGYQKQYFIGGSANWANIRGVFQSNVKDLQIFEEGSFEEENRADVWGIDDYDLFKESDKEFKKLHESGKPFVAYIQTATNHMPFTVPDQKESFKPILEDEIDEETLLKGGFRSLGQLNAIRYLDFNVARFLERAKETGYYDNTIFVFFGDHRGGMKKLNFLKNNQDDLGIQVHHVPFFIHAPKYVKPQVVDKYAKLIDVFPTATSIAKVDYTNYTLGRDLLDSTNTDTAAFVYLQSKGEKGVGVLKDNFYYEKTNISKKTSLYSLDANTVKDIQLENPKVAQQMDSLLSAYYYTTKYLYFNNKKAPKPTTVD; encoded by the coding sequence TTGACTTATTTGACTTTAACGTTATTCTACCTATTCGATCTTGGGTATTACGAGTATTTATCAATTAGATTAGATGCTTCATCACTTCGATTTTTAGGTAATTTAAAAATATCTAGTCAAGTTTTAGTGGAAAGTTACCCTATTTATAAAGGTATTATAGGGTTGATAATCTTATGTTTTATCATCTATAAATATGCCAATTTTGTTTATAATTTATTTTCAAAAGCACATCAAGAAATAACAAAAAAAGTAAAAGCAGCAATTATTATCCTAACCGTACTCGTTTTATCTTTTGGTATCTATAACAGTATTACACACTACCCATTGCGCTGGAGTGAGGCTTTTTTCTCTAAAAATACAACTGTAAATCAATTTGCATTAAACCCTGTTTTATATTTCTTTGACAGTTTTTCATTTAGAAGTGAAGGTGCTAATATTGAAAAATTTAAAGCTTATTACCCTGTAATTGCAAAACACCTAAACTTACCAAAAGACACTATAAATTTTGCAAAGAAAGTAACTTTTAAAAAACCTTATAAAAAGAAGCCAAATGTAATTTATGTAATGCTAGAATCTACAGGAACTGCAACATTGAGTCACTATGGTAATCCTTTAAACTCTAGCCCAAAAATGGATTCTATTATAAAGGAAAGTTTAAGCTTCTCTAAATTCTACGTTCATAAACCAGGTACCGCAGCAAGCGTTTTTGCTAGTGTTACAGGTTTACCAGATATAGAAGATGTAAAAACGGCTTCTAGAAACCCTATGATTATAGATCAGCGTATTATTTTTGATCAGTATGAAGGGTATCAAAAGCAATATTTTATAGGTGGCTCTGCAAATTGGGCGAATATAAGAGGCGTATTTCAATCTAATGTAAAAGATTTACAAATCTTTGAAGAAGGTAGTTTCGAAGAAGAAAATAGAGCCGATGTTTGGGGAATTGATGATTACGATTTATTTAAAGAGTCTGACAAAGAATTTAAAAAACTACATGAAAGCGGAAAGCCTTTTGTTGCCTACATACAAACAGCAACAAACCACATGCCCTTTACAGTACCTGATCAAAAAGAAAGTTTTAAACCAATTTTAGAAGACGAAATAGACGAAGAAACCTTGCTAAAAGGAGGTTTTAGATCTTTAGGGCAATTAAACGCAATAAGATATTTAGATTTTAATGTTGCACGTTTTTTAGAAAGAGCTAAAGAAACTGGTTATTATGACAATACTATTTTTGTGTTTTTTGGTGATCACAGAGGTGGTATGAAAAAATTAAATTTCTTAAAAAACAATCAAGACGATTTAGGTATACAAGTACACCATGTGCCATTTTTTATTCATGCTCCAAAATATGTAAAACCTCAAGTAGTTGATAAATATGCTAAATTGATAGACGTGTTTCCTACAGCAACAAGTATCGCTAAAGTAGACTATACAAATTATACTTTAGGAAGAGATCTATTAGATAGTACAAATACAGATACTGCTGCCTTTGTGTACTTACAAAGTAAAGGAGAAAAGGGTGTTGGTGTATTAAAAGATAATTTTTATTACGAGAAAACAAACATCTCTAAAAAAACAAGTTTGTACAGTTTAGATGCAAATACAGTAAAAGATATTCAGTTAGAGAACCCTAAAGTTGCACAACAAATGGATAGCCTTTTATCTGCCTACTATTACACAACTAAGTATTTATATTTTAACAACAAGAAAGCACCTAAACCTACAACTGTAGACTAA
- a CDS encoding ABC transporter ATP-binding protein: MGYFKDILKYEKKYRKFTILNILFNILYAVFNVLSVLAFIPVLKILFGEERVAVSKPIYSGIGNIGSYLENEFNYFISQKIINDGEINVLLFICLLSLSLFFFKNLFRYLASYAIAFLRTGIVKDLRDNLYNKIVELPIAYFSEKRKGDIIARMTGDVQEVENSIISSVQTIVREPLTVVISITIMLYMSLKLTLFVFVLLPVSGFIISSISKKLKSKSAKAQKETGNFLSFIEETLTGLKIIKGFNAEHVIAKKFNNSTLNFKQLMTSVYHRQTLASPMSEFLGSATIIAILWYGGTEVLSNTGNLKASQFLGYIVLFYTVLNPIKLITTTFYNIQKGEASAERIMTVLNTENTIKDKPNAIKKQDFTSKIEFKNISFKYKDEYVLKDFSLTINKGETVALVGQSGSGKSTLANLITRFYDVNKGEVLIDDNNIKDITKESLRDLMGIVSQDSILFNDTIANNIKLGTQQATDEAILEAAKIANADEFIQNLPEKYDTNIGDSGNTLSGGQKQRLSIARAVLKNPPIMVLDEATSALDTESEQLVQLALEKMMQNRTSLVIAHRLSTIQKADKIVVLKKGKIVEQGKHDELLTKKGEYFKLVTMQSLS, encoded by the coding sequence ATGGGATATTTTAAGGACATTCTAAAATATGAGAAAAAGTATCGAAAATTTACTATTTTAAATATTCTATTTAATATACTTTACGCAGTTTTTAATGTGCTTTCGGTATTGGCGTTTATTCCTGTTCTAAAAATTTTATTTGGAGAAGAAAGAGTAGCCGTTTCAAAGCCAATTTATAGTGGTATCGGAAATATTGGTAGTTATCTAGAAAATGAATTCAACTACTTTATTTCTCAAAAAATTATTAATGACGGAGAAATAAACGTGCTTTTATTTATTTGTTTATTATCACTGTCATTATTCTTTTTTAAAAATTTATTTAGATACTTAGCTTCTTATGCAATTGCTTTTTTAAGAACAGGAATTGTAAAAGATTTAAGAGATAACTTGTACAATAAAATTGTAGAGCTCCCTATTGCCTATTTTTCAGAAAAAAGAAAAGGAGACATTATAGCTCGTATGACTGGAGATGTACAAGAAGTAGAAAACTCAATAATAAGTTCTGTACAAACCATTGTTAGAGAACCTTTAACAGTTGTTATTTCTATAACAATTATGCTGTACATGAGTTTAAAACTAACATTATTTGTTTTTGTTTTATTACCCGTTTCTGGATTTATAATATCATCTATTAGTAAAAAATTAAAATCGAAATCGGCAAAAGCACAAAAGGAAACTGGTAATTTCTTATCTTTTATTGAAGAAACATTAACTGGATTAAAAATTATTAAAGGCTTTAATGCAGAACATGTAATCGCTAAAAAATTCAATAACTCAACACTTAATTTTAAGCAATTAATGACGAGTGTTTATCATAGGCAAACATTAGCTTCACCTATGAGTGAGTTTTTAGGATCGGCAACAATTATTGCGATTCTTTGGTATGGAGGTACAGAAGTTTTGTCTAATACAGGTAATTTAAAAGCGAGTCAGTTTTTAGGATACATTGTACTGTTTTACACTGTTTTAAACCCTATAAAATTAATTACGACTACCTTTTATAACATTCAAAAAGGAGAAGCTTCTGCAGAAAGAATTATGACGGTTCTTAATACAGAAAACACCATTAAAGACAAGCCGAACGCAATTAAAAAACAAGATTTTACAAGTAAAATAGAATTTAAAAATATCTCTTTTAAGTATAAAGATGAGTATGTTTTAAAAGACTTTTCTTTAACAATTAATAAAGGAGAAACCGTCGCTCTGGTTGGTCAATCTGGAAGTGGTAAATCTACCTTAGCAAATCTAATTACTCGTTTTTATGATGTTAATAAAGGGGAAGTACTTATTGATGACAACAATATTAAAGACATTACTAAAGAGTCTTTAAGAGATTTAATGGGTATTGTTTCTCAAGACTCAATTCTATTTAATGATACGATTGCCAATAATATTAAATTAGGAACACAACAGGCAACTGATGAAGCGATTTTAGAAGCTGCAAAAATTGCTAATGCAGACGAGTTTATTCAGAATTTACCAGAAAAATATGATACAAATATTGGAGATAGTGGTAACACACTTTCTGGCGGACAAAAACAACGTTTATCTATTGCAAGAGCAGTTTTAAAAAACCCTCCAATAATGGTTTTAGACGAGGCTACTTCTGCCTTAGACACAGAGTCTGAACAACTGGTACAACTTGCTTTAGAAAAAATGATGCAAAACAGAACATCTCTAGTAATTGCACACAGGTTATCTACCATTCAAAAAGCAGATAAAATTGTAGTACTTAAAAAAGGTAAAATAGTAGAGCAAGGTAAACACGACGAGTTACTAACTAAAAAAGGAGAGTATTTTAAACTGGTTACAATGCAGAGTTTAAGTTAA
- a CDS encoding DUF5606 domain-containing protein, with amino-acid sequence MEFNKIIAVTGKPGLFQVISQSKNAVIAESLVEKKRVAINAAQNVSLLENIAIYTYEEDVPLLNIFTSMYEKTEGKEALSHKESSKNLTAFFSEVLPGYDEERVYASNIKKVIQWFNMLVKAGMEFPKVEEVAAEETEKE; translated from the coding sequence ATGGAATTTAACAAAATTATTGCCGTAACTGGTAAACCTGGATTATTTCAAGTAATCTCACAATCTAAAAATGCAGTAATCGCAGAATCTTTAGTAGAAAAAAAACGTGTAGCAATTAATGCTGCTCAAAACGTTAGCCTATTAGAAAACATAGCAATTTACACCTATGAAGAAGATGTACCTTTATTAAACATTTTTACTTCTATGTATGAAAAAACAGAAGGTAAAGAAGCGTTATCTCATAAAGAAAGCAGTAAAAATTTAACCGCTTTTTTCTCTGAGGTTTTACCTGGTTATGATGAAGAAAGAGTATATGCTTCTAACATCAAAAAAGTAATTCAGTGGTTTAATATGTTAGTAAAAGCAGGTATGGAATTTCCTAAAGTAGAAGAAGTTGCTGCTGAAGAAACTGAAAAAGAGTAG
- a CDS encoding Stealth CR1 domain-containing protein has translation MEESKEIVIDAVITWVDGNDPVHKAKMSNYLSDKSTGSNTSFRTLFDQVNEIEFCVKSILKYAKFVRNIFIVTDNQTPGFLKDKEKAKENFPNVFIVDHKTIFKGNEQYLPTFNSLSIETLLFKVPDLAEHFIYFNDDFFLINETTPNDFFINGLPVLRGKWMPHNKNIVKNRIFSNKKEKYTVLYRKAKDTSSKILGFDKSFNIHHSPHPIRKSTLVDFFKKNEAILLQNIKFKFRHEDQYILQSLANHIELKNNTCIQEKKLAIVYMKSYTFFKTFKKFTRAKYNKNYLFMCLQNLDQCDAKKLVFIKKWLHKKYN, from the coding sequence ATGGAAGAATCTAAAGAAATTGTTATAGATGCTGTTATTACTTGGGTAGATGGAAATGATCCTGTACATAAAGCTAAAATGTCAAACTATTTAAGTGATAAGAGTACTGGAAGCAATACATCTTTTAGAACACTTTTTGATCAAGTAAATGAAATTGAATTTTGTGTAAAGTCCATTTTAAAGTACGCTAAATTTGTACGAAATATATTTATTGTTACAGATAATCAAACACCCGGTTTTTTAAAAGATAAAGAGAAAGCAAAAGAAAACTTTCCCAATGTATTTATAGTAGATCATAAAACTATTTTTAAAGGAAATGAACAATATTTACCTACGTTTAATTCACTTTCAATAGAAACGTTGCTGTTTAAAGTGCCTGATTTAGCAGAGCATTTTATTTATTTTAACGATGATTTCTTTTTAATTAATGAAACAACACCTAATGATTTTTTCATAAATGGATTGCCAGTATTAAGAGGGAAATGGATGCCTCATAATAAAAACATAGTAAAGAATAGAATATTTAGTAATAAAAAGGAAAAGTATACCGTTTTATACAGAAAGGCGAAAGATACGTCATCAAAAATTTTAGGGTTTGATAAGAGTTTTAATATTCATCATTCACCACATCCAATAAGAAAATCTACTTTAGTTGATTTTTTTAAAAAAAATGAAGCTATTTTATTACAAAATATTAAATTTAAATTTAGACATGAAGATCAATATATTTTACAGTCTTTAGCCAATCATATAGAACTTAAAAATAACACTTGCATTCAAGAAAAGAAGTTAGCAATTGTTTATATGAAATCATACACTTTCTTTAAAACGTTTAAAAAGTTTACAAGAGCTAAGTATAACAAAAATTACCTCTTTATGTGTTTGCAAAATTTAGATCAATGTGATGCTAAAAAATTAGTTTTTATTAAAAAGTGGCTTCATAAAAAATATAATTAA
- a CDS encoding glycosyltransferase family 2 protein, with protein sequence MTKITAIIPTLNEEIHIADAIKSVSFADEIIVIDSYSTDKTLEIAEKLHVKIIKRKFDDFSSQKNFAIDQATHNWIYILDADERVTPEVEKEILEAVKNPNGFVGFYVRRTFYFCEKKVNYSGFQRDKVIRLFLKEHCNYKGVVHERIAANGKIGFFKHKIDHFSYRNYDHYISKMNHYAAIRAKELHERGVKVNIYHVMIKPSARFFIHYFIRLGFLDGFTGFLVAKIQAYGVLTRYVKLWLLNNKKHLNGRI encoded by the coding sequence ATGACAAAAATCACAGCAATTATACCTACATTAAATGAAGAAATTCATATTGCTGATGCTATTAAATCAGTAAGTTTTGCAGATGAAATTATTGTTATAGATTCTTATAGTACAGATAAAACTTTAGAAATAGCTGAAAAGCTACATGTAAAAATCATCAAGCGAAAGTTTGATGATTTTTCTTCTCAAAAGAACTTTGCAATTGATCAAGCCACACATAACTGGATTTATATTTTAGATGCAGATGAAAGAGTTACGCCAGAAGTAGAAAAAGAAATTTTAGAAGCGGTTAAAAATCCGAATGGTTTTGTCGGTTTTTATGTAAGAAGAACTTTCTATTTTTGCGAAAAAAAAGTGAATTATTCCGGTTTTCAGAGAGATAAAGTAATTCGTTTATTTTTAAAAGAACATTGCAATTATAAAGGAGTTGTTCATGAAAGAATTGCAGCAAATGGAAAAATTGGTTTTTTTAAACATAAAATAGACCATTTTTCATATAGAAATTATGATCATTATATTTCTAAAATGAATCATTATGCAGCAATTAGAGCCAAAGAATTACATGAAAGAGGAGTTAAAGTGAATATTTATCATGTAATGATAAAGCCCTCTGCAAGGTTTTTTATTCATTATTTTATCCGCCTTGGGTTTCTAGATGGTTTTACGGGTTTTTTAGTTGCAAAAATACAAGCTTATGGTGTGTTAACTAGATATGTTAAGTTATGGTTATTAAATAATAAGAAGCATTTAAATGGAAGAATCTAA
- a CDS encoding Stealth CR1 domain-containing protein, which yields MQESENLIIDAVITWVDGKDPIHKAKISNFLENKSSLDSKAVKMRFNQVNEIEFAVKSILKYAKFVRNIYIVTDNQTPGFLKDKEKASKEFPNVIVVDHKVIFEGNEDYLPVFNSISIETLLFKIPSLAEHFIYFNDDFFLQKDTKVTDFFIEGKPIIRGYWCSFYDDIWHKKLKNMFSKIVNKKQKIVYKHRKGLQKSAEFLNFDKYFFTEHTPSAIRKSTLESFFSKNKTLLNSNIKHRFRDPNQFVMHSLANHLEIQSDTCFLKNDFQLVYFQNYKKPFWWLKNKLKRAEKDQNKLFLCMQSLDQCPSEKLIYLKKWLQNKYE from the coding sequence ATGCAAGAGAGTGAAAATCTTATTATAGATGCTGTGATTACTTGGGTAGATGGAAAAGACCCTATTCATAAAGCTAAAATATCTAACTTTCTTGAGAACAAATCTTCATTGGATAGTAAGGCTGTTAAAATGCGGTTTAACCAAGTTAATGAAATTGAGTTTGCTGTAAAATCAATTTTAAAATATGCTAAATTTGTAAGAAACATCTATATTGTTACAGATAACCAAACACCAGGTTTTTTAAAAGACAAAGAAAAAGCTTCAAAAGAATTTCCGAATGTTATTGTTGTAGATCATAAAGTTATATTTGAGGGTAATGAAGATTATTTACCTGTATTTAATTCAATATCAATAGAAACACTTTTATTTAAAATTCCCTCTTTAGCAGAGCATTTTATTTATTTTAACGATGATTTTTTTTTACAAAAAGACACGAAAGTTACAGATTTTTTTATTGAAGGAAAACCTATTATAAGAGGTTATTGGTGTTCTTTTTACGATGATATTTGGCATAAAAAGTTGAAAAATATGTTTTCTAAAATTGTAAATAAAAAACAGAAAATAGTTTATAAACATAGAAAAGGATTACAAAAATCTGCTGAGTTTTTAAATTTTGATAAATATTTTTTCACAGAACACACACCAAGCGCAATTAGAAAATCGACATTAGAATCTTTTTTTAGTAAAAACAAAACTTTATTAAATTCAAATATTAAACATCGTTTTAGGGATCCGAATCAATTTGTAATGCATTCATTAGCGAATCATTTAGAAATACAAAGCGATACTTGCTTTTTAAAAAATGATTTCCAATTAGTTTATTTTCAAAACTACAAGAAACCTTTTTGGTGGTTAAAGAATAAACTTAAAAGAGCTGAGAAAGATCAAAATAAACTCTTTCTATGTATGCAGAGTTTAGATCAATGTCCTTCAGAAAAACTAATTTATCTAAAAAAATGGCTTCAAAATAAATACGAGTAA